TAGGACCCCACCTACAAAAATCTCGCTAACCAAGACAGGATATTCACCTAAACACCCCTCAATTTAAAATATACTAGAAGGGGTGTTTACCCTAACTCAGAGGAGATACGAGCAGGGCAGCGTACGAGGGAGGCAAGGCTGGCCTATCCACTCCGTGAGAGTgcgtcaggaattttattttcagaaaccttaatatgcttaattactaaTTTAAATTCCTGCAGTAACAAAGCCCAATGCAAGATCCTCTGGTTGGTCCCTTTCATCTGCTCTATAaacaccagaggattatgatcagtccaaatctctacaggaaaagaaaaattagtaacatacagcttaaaatgtaatagggtacggaccagggctaaagcctccttttcaatggttgaaTATCGTCTTCCAGCCGACAATAAttttcggctaaaataagatatggggtgtacctctccttcattatccctttgaaaaaggacaccacctaatcctacatcactggcatctaccgctATTACAAATGGGGTCTGAAAATCAgggaagtcaaaataggtttagacaataaaatagatttaagcttattaaaagcttcctcacactgatcagtccaataatattttcttcccttctctAATAAATTAGTCAGAGGTTGCGCAAGGTCTGAGAAATTCCGCACAAAGCTGCGATAATACCcagtcattcccagaactcttctcacctctctaacattacatggccttttcaaattaataatagcctcgaggttagcttgcttcagggctacttgacctaacccaacctcgtgacccaaataacaaaccttggcctgtccaaattcacacttggctaaattaataaccaacccagccgacctaagggcctcaaacacCTTACCCAACCGCACCATATGCATACTCCAGTCATTACTGTAtactaccaaatcatcaatgtaaatttcggttcccttcaaaccacaaatgaccctattcataagccgctGAAAAATACACGCGACATTCTTTatcccaaagggcataaccttacattcatacagcccaaaaggagttacaaatgCCGAAATTTCGCGGGCTCAATCAGATaacggaacctgccaataacccttcaataaatctagtttggtaataaatttggcagaacctatctggtcgagacagtcatcaatacgcggcaaggggaaggagtcatttttggtgtggacattaaccttacgatagtccacacacatgcggaacttcccgtcagctttgcccacaagaacaacaggggaactccaaggactaacagaaggctgAATGAGGTCATGTTCtaacatatatttaatttccttctcaactaaacccctctttaccggatttaactggtaaggactttgtttaacaggggaagcactacctacatctacctcatgacaaagaaaactagttctaccaggaAAGTCtctgaataaatctgaaaaagaacaTAATAAATTGGACATATCCTTTCTCTGAAGAGGATCTACATGCTTCAAACTTTCCTTTACCATTCCTAAattctgtacattactaaacagtgcatcggaggaaacctgattcaataaatcctccgaatcctgaggaggcatttctacggctacagctactggctcgggtacaacttttgagggaacatcagtcttaccatgataggctttcaacctgtttatgtggaaaatcctacactttTTGCTCGAACCAggagcttcaatctcatagttcacctcagacaacttcctcaaaactttccacggacccttatatctaggttTAAGAAAATTGTCAGGGTTCATACTCAAAACTAACACCATTTCCCCCGGTTCAAACGAACGAgctttagaatttctgtcataaaCAACCTTCATTCTTTTTTGTGCAATACCTAAATTATCCcttgcaaacttccaggcgctaaccaTGCGTTTCCTTAAATCATCCATAAATTTTCCTACCTTTATTCCCCCCCATCGATCGGCACCAAATGCTTCATAAAAAATGTCCAAAGGACCACGGACTTTCTGACCAAAAATTAGGTCAAAGGGGGCTACATCGGTGGAGGCATTGGGttgattcctaattgcaaacagGGTTAGCAGAAGTTCCTTATCCCACTCACTGCCATGggcataacaatttttctttaatatagatttaaacgtttggtggaacctctccaccacaccctgactctccggatggtacggaacactcgtaatgtgccgaatggccagtttgGCACGTTTACCCCTAAACATTTTACTCGTGaagttagttccacaatcagtctgTATCACCCGGGGTAGACCGTAtcgggaaaaaaattcaattagtttttcaaaaactactttagaggttATTTTCCTCAGCAGGcaagcttcgggaaatctagaggctctatccataatcgtTAGAATATACTCAAAACCTGTTTTTGTCttaggtaaaggacctaccacatctacTACCAATTCTGAAGAAGGCTCTCCtatagcaggaataggatttaaggGGGCCTTCGGAATAATCTGGTTGGGTTTTCCTATTACCTGACAAACTTCACACTCTTTCACAAAaagttttactgataatttcatcccaggccaccaacaatactgggccaatttatggaaagttttccataccccaaTATGACCTGAAAAGAAATTATCGTGAGCGAGATTAACTACTGATTCCTGAAACTGAGAAGGGACTACCATTTGTTCGATCCGAGCAGTCTTACTCGGATCATCAGACGCAGGTCTACTAAATCGATACAATatattattgatcaacccaaaccgaggcctagtcaggtcattaatatcccctaactcaaaattaaattcagctttctgagctttaatgaaagctgaacggtcccagtcgggtttcaaagaattaataacaataggattattcatttcatctactgacccgggtctttttacatctacctctaaactattcagtaacaaatcatcatccttatctaatTCAGCAGCTCTGGCCGAGGCACGGGTCGTTACCGAAACAGGATAAGCCTCGAcagacaaaatgggaaataattaaCGACCTTCCCTGTTAAAcatgtcatttcccaaaatgccgtcaataccatgGATAGGGAGATTTTCCACAACGGCCAACTCGGTAACCCCATCATATCCTGGGAAAGATAAACTAACCTCCACCAATGGGGCAGAAATaacagtgttcgggaaccctcccagaacaacataattacctgaatACGCTTTCAAACCAGATAAAGAGGTACCtaacaccagagaccgagctgagccagtgtctcttaaaaacttcacattgatgtggcctgattcaaggattatcttacccggccatatatatttgtcaaaattcagTCATGCAACCTTAGGACTAGCGGAGA
This DNA window, taken from Palaemon carinicauda isolate YSFRI2023 chromosome 10, ASM3689809v2, whole genome shotgun sequence, encodes the following:
- the LOC137648592 gene encoding uncharacterized protein, encoding MWTVLIQCRLVGKAIRVYNALEEGIARDYQKVKALFLKAYDLVPEAYRLIFRNDNKHPSQSFVEFARVKENQFDDWIKSRQVVSFASLRERLLLEEFKKACSKELRVHLEEVKVVKVSNAAQLADEYVLTHRSGASGNKGGISGGPPPQSSFGNKGMPMSNTPNRYNNPGSGRQRTCFWCNKPGHFQNQCHARRRYLERNGQNPVSLISTSSDVCDKGHINVKFLRDTGSARSLVLGTSLSGLKAYSGNYVVLGGFPNTVISAPLVEVSLSFPGYDGVTELAVVENLPIHGHIGVWKTFHKLAQYCWWPGMKLSVKLFVKECEVCQVIGKPNQIIPKAPLNPIPAIGEPSSELVVDVVGPLPKTKTGFEYILTIMDRASRFPEACLLRKITSKVVFEKLIEFFSRYGLPRVIQTDCGTNFTSKMFRGKRAKLAIRHITSVPYHPESQGVVERFHQTFKSILKKNCYAHGSEWDKELLLTLFAIRNQPNASTDVAPFDLIFGQKVRGPLDIFYEAFGADRWGGIKVGKFMDDLRKRMVSAWKFARDNLGIAQKRMKVVYDRNSKARSFEPGEMVLVLSMNPDNFLKPRYKGPWKVLRKLSEVNYEIEAPGSSKKCRIFHINRLKAYHDLFRDFPGRTSFLCHEVDVGSASPVKQSPYQLNPTPFVIAVDASDVGLGGVLFQRDNEGEVHPISYFSRKLLSAGRRYSTIEKEALALVRTLLHFKLCSDVGSLLARDVARREAVVSWIHNCTTLFNRGVKGEDVDIDGSLASRGGGKSDTTYFSSNLGHFLPSIPKVFSPIGNVVDS